The Candidatus Cloacimonadota bacterium DNA segment TGAAAATCTCGGAATACATCTGCAACAACAACCTGATGGAATACACAGACCAAAGCGTGGTGGAACAAGGCATTGAGATTCTTACAGAGTGCAGCGCCAAAACCGGCCTGCCTTTCGAAAAATACCTCGTGATGGAGGATTATGCCAATCTCGTTCCGGATGGTTTGGGTGGGAAAAAGCGTCTGATGATGAACCACACCCTCAAAAAACCCTGGGAAGCCCTGGTGATGAAAGGAATCTGAATTATCCGGGCAGAATAAATCGGCGGAGAAGCTTTCCCCTATTTGAGGTGTTCGTGCAGGAAGTCGTGGTATTCCTTGTTGTTGAATACCAATTCGTCATGGGTGCCCTGGTGCGTTTTGCCCTGCGAATCCAAAAAGAGGACGCGGTTCACATAGTGGAGGGTGGAAAGCCGGTGTGAAATCACAATGGCGGAAATTCCGGGGTAGTGGACATCGATATCCTGCCACAGTTTTTCCTCGTTTTCGGCATCCAGGGAAGCGGTGATATCGTCCAAAATCAGAAGCTGAGGGCGTTTCACCAAAGCTCGTGCCACGGTGACCCTCTGTTTTTGTCCGCCGGAGATGCCAAGTCCGCGCTGACCCACGAGCGTGTTTTCACCCTCCGGGAAAGCGGCTATTTCTTCCTTCAATTGCGCGGTTTTCACGGCAATGCCATATTCCTCTTCATCCGCTTCATCCACGGCAAAAAGAACGTTTTCACGCACGGTTCCGGAAAACAACACCGGGTCTTGAGGAACGTAGGCAATCAGCTCCCGCAGCGCCACGATGTCCAGTTCCTCCAATGGGGTTTCGTTCACCAAAATGCGCCCGGAATCCTGTTTCAACAAACCCATCAGCAGGTTCGCGACGGTGCTTTTACCCGCGCCGGTTGCACCCAGAATGAGGAGCCGTTCGCCATTTTTCAGTTCGAAATCGCAGTTTTGGATGGCAGGTTCATTTTTGCCAGGGTAGGTGATGGAGACGTCTTCAAAGCGCAGGGAGTCAATGCCATCGAGCTTTTTATCGCCCTTCCAATCCGAATTGAAGGTGGGGAAGTCCTTCATTTCTTCCAGGCGGTCGATATTCACAAAAGCCTGTTTGCCGGAAACAAAGAGTTGAGGCAGGTCGAGCAGCGGATAAATCATCATGCTGAGATAGGAATAGAACATGAAAAAGGTGCCCACGCTGATTTCGCCCTTCACAGCCATGTAGCCACCGAAAAGGATGACTCCAATCTGGGCAAAATAATCGATGTATTGATAGATGAGACCCAGAACAGCATTGAGTTTCACCACGCCCATCTCGGTTTGGAAGCGGCGGCTGAGCGCGGCATCGAAAAAGCGGTTGTATTTTTCCTCGCTCACAAAGGCTTTCACGATGCGGATGCCGGAAAAGCTCATCTCCAACTGGCTGTTGATATTGCTGATGGCCTTTTGATTGAGGTCAAAATTTCGGTAAAGTTTGTCGGAAACCAGGTAAAACACAATCATCATCAGCGGCAGCGGGGCAATGGACAACAGGGTGAGCTTCACATTTATGCTGAACATCACCGCCAGCGAAAAAGCGATGAGAGAAAAGGAATTGAAGGCGCGGAAAATGCCCGAACACATGAACCAGCTTATTTTTGAGAAATCCGTGAGGTCGTCTGTGAGGCGGGTGACGATGTCGCCGGTACGGAATTTTTGGAAAAAGCGGAAGTCTTTATCCAGAATGTGTTTGAAATAAATCATGCGCAGCATGTTTTCAAAGCGGATGTTCACCCAGCCACGGAAAGCGGGATAGAAACCGGTGAAAAACTGCGCTACGCCCAGGCCTAACAGCGTCCAAACTATGCGGTTTACGTCCGCCATGGGGTCTGGATATTTGGCTGGATAGGATAAGATGTCGCGCAGAAGGTCGATAAGCTTTCCAAAGATGAGCGGATGCGCGATGGAAACTGCGGATGAGGCAAGCGTGAAAACCAGCATGATGAGCAAAAACCACTTCTGCGTTTTCCACATTTTCAGAATCCAGCGGAAGTTTTTATGCATCGCCATCCTCCGTGCCAATCAACTGCAGTTCAACCAGTTTGCGGTATTCACGGGAGCTTTGCATCAGCTCGTTGTGGGTGCCGCGATGGATAATTTCTCCGTTGGAGAAAAAGAGGATTTCATCCGCGTCCAAAACAGAGGTGAGCCGGTGTGCCACAACCACGGCGGTTCTGTCCGAAAAGATGGCTTCCATGCTTTTTTGGATTTTTGCCTCGGTTTGAGGGTCGATGCTGGCTGTGGCTTCGTCCATGATAATCAGTTCGGCATCAAAAGCCAGGGCGCGGGCAAAGCTGATTAGCTGTTTTTCGCCCTGGGAAACGTTTTGACCGCGTTCAGCAAGCTCGGCATCCAAGCCCAGTTCCTGTTGGTTGATAAAATCGTCCAATTGCACGATATTGATGGCTTCCCGCACTTTTTCAGGAGAAACGAGGTCGTTATAGACGCGCACGTTTTCCAAAATACTGCCGGGGAAAAGGAAAATATCCTGCAGAATGAGGCCGATTTTGCGACGCCAGCCTCGGAATTCAATCTCATCCAGGGGCACGTCATCGATGAAGATGCGTCCCTTGTTCAGCGGATAGAATCCGCAAAGCAGGCTCACACAGGTGGTTTTCCCGCTTCCGGAGGCTCCCACGAGCGCGATTTTTTTGCCTTTGGGGATGGTGAAGGAAACGTCACGCAGGACCCATTCCTCATCTTTATAGGCAAACCAAACGTTTTCAAAGCGGATTTCACGCTGGAAAGAAGCTTCCTTGGTGCCGATGAAAATCTCTTCCTCGGAGGTGAGTTCGGTCAGTTCCACAATACGTTTGAGGCTCACGAAGGCGCGCTGGATTTGCATCACGTTCTCGGAAATCTGCATCAGGGGCCAAATCATGCGTAAAATATAATCCACAAAAATGATGAGGGTGCCGATGGTGACCGCGCCGGCGATGATGCGCGGAGCCGTGAGCTTGATTATCAACACCAATAACACCACTTCAAAGACCAGCATAAAAACGCTCTGCGAGCCATATTCGATGAAGCTTGTGCGCGTTTCCAAGCGATATTTGTCGTTTGAGGCGGTTTTGAGGTCTTCGTAGGCCTTGTTTTCACGGTTCAAAGCCTGAAGGATGGGCATTCCCTGCACGTAATCCGTGATTTTTGCCGTGACGAGCGCGTTCTTTTCCCTGATTTTCAGGTAGAACTGCGAAAGATAGCGGATGAGGAAATAGTAGCCAATTATGGCAACGCCCATGAGCGGTAAAATCCAGCTGGCAATATTGGGCGCGCGCAAAAACATCACCAGGAAAACTCCGGCAAAGAAAAGCAGATTTCCGATGATGCGGATGGAAAGCTCGGAAAACAGGGCTTTTACACGCTCAGCATCGGATTCCACACGCGAGATTAGCTCGCCCACAGGCTGTTTGTTGAACCAATCCACCGGCAAAGTGAGCAAATGGCGGAAAACCTGACCCTTGAATTTGGTGATGATTTTCACGCCCAAACGGGACAGCAGCACGATTTGGAGATAGGAAAGAATGCCGGAAACCACCACCGCCACCACAAAAATACCGCCAAAGCGGAACATTTGCGCCATATCGCCATTTGGTATGCTTTTATCCACGATTTCTGCCAAAATCAGCGGATAGAGAAGCTGGATGGCAGAGGTGCAAAGCATGGCAAAAAGACCAAATAATAAAAGCCCCATATCCTTTTTGACGAAAGGATACAGGAGCTTAAAATAGTTTGGTGAGCCGTCTGGCCGCTTCGACATTCGCGTTCCTTGGCGTATTTACGTTAAATTAAAAATGGTCGGGATGAGAGGATTTGAACCTCCGACTTCTCGGTCCCGAACCGAGCGCGCTGACCGGACTGCGCTACATCCCGACCGGTTCGACTCAAATTTTGCCGGTCACTTTAATTGTCAAGGATTTATTCAACCCCGATGGCTTTGAGCAGCTTTTCCGCTTCCTCGGCGGTAATTTTGCCATTTTCCAACATCTGCAGAATCTTTGCTCGGCTGCGCTCATCCACGGCTTTCTTTTCATTGCTATCCAAACCGCTGCCCTGGAATGCTTTATTGATGGCATTATCCACGGTTTTACTGATGAAATCCCCCAGCTTCTCAAAGCTCGAAATCTCGGTTTTATCCTCTTCCCAGTGCGTTTTTTCACCCCTGGGTTCGCGCACCTTGCGAAACACGGATTTCAAAATGTCGCCAATCTCGTCGCCAATCTGGTCAACAGTTTTCACAACCTTGCCGCCGGCGCTTTTGAAGTCGAATTCCTCCACGGTTTTCTTCATGTTGTCCATGGCGGCGTTCAGCTTTTCCTTCACCCCTTCTTCGCGGATGCCAGCCAAAGCCTTTTCCACAGCGGCGCTGACGGTGCCCCAAGCTTTTTGCACCTTTTCGAGGTCTTCCTCGCTCACGGCCTTGCTCATCGTTTGCTTCAGCTCTTTGATCTTGAGCCTGATAAAGTTCAATTCCGCGCCGTCGTCGCTGGTGAGACTGATGTCTCCATTTTCGGTTTTAATGCTGATCTGGGCGCCACCTTCGCCACGGCGGACAATCTTGAGATTATCCTGTTCGCTGAGCTCGGCTTCGGTTTCATTGCGCAGCGTGCCCGTTTCGCTGATGGCTTCCAGTTGGAAATTATAGTTTTCAGGCAGAGCGAGCTGGACGGGTCCATTTTCAGACACCATGGTGAGCGTGGCATCCTCCACGGGCAGGGCTTCATAGATGATCCTGCCATTTTCGCTTTGGATGAAAGCCCGTTCAAAAGCGGCTTGACGCACCCTGATGGCGCCGTTTTCACTGCCGGCTTCAAATGATGCGCCACTCACCTTTTCAGCG contains these protein-coding regions:
- a CDS encoding ABC transporter ATP-binding protein, with the protein product MHKNFRWILKMWKTQKWFLLIMLVFTLASSAVSIAHPLIFGKLIDLLRDILSYPAKYPDPMADVNRIVWTLLGLGVAQFFTGFYPAFRGWVNIRFENMLRMIYFKHILDKDFRFFQKFRTGDIVTRLTDDLTDFSKISWFMCSGIFRAFNSFSLIAFSLAVMFSINVKLTLLSIAPLPLMMIVFYLVSDKLYRNFDLNQKAISNINSQLEMSFSGIRIVKAFVSEEKYNRFFDAALSRRFQTEMGVVKLNAVLGLIYQYIDYFAQIGVILFGGYMAVKGEISVGTFFMFYSYLSMMIYPLLDLPQLFVSGKQAFVNIDRLEEMKDFPTFNSDWKGDKKLDGIDSLRFEDVSITYPGKNEPAIQNCDFELKNGERLLILGATGAGKSTVANLLMGLLKQDSGRILVNETPLEELDIVALRELIAYVPQDPVLFSGTVRENVLFAVDEADEEEYGIAVKTAQLKEEIAAFPEGENTLVGQRGLGISGGQKQRVTVARALVKRPQLLILDDITASLDAENEEKLWQDIDVHYPGISAIVISHRLSTLHYVNRVLFLDSQGKTHQGTHDELVFNNKEYHDFLHEHLK
- a CDS encoding ABC transporter ATP-binding protein yields the protein MSKRPDGSPNYFKLLYPFVKKDMGLLLFGLFAMLCTSAIQLLYPLILAEIVDKSIPNGDMAQMFRFGGIFVVAVVVSGILSYLQIVLLSRLGVKIITKFKGQVFRHLLTLPVDWFNKQPVGELISRVESDAERVKALFSELSIRIIGNLLFFAGVFLVMFLRAPNIASWILPLMGVAIIGYYFLIRYLSQFYLKIREKNALVTAKITDYVQGMPILQALNRENKAYEDLKTASNDKYRLETRTSFIEYGSQSVFMLVFEVVLLVLIIKLTAPRIIAGAVTIGTLIIFVDYILRMIWPLMQISENVMQIQRAFVSLKRIVELTELTSEEEIFIGTKEASFQREIRFENVWFAYKDEEWVLRDVSFTIPKGKKIALVGASGSGKTTCVSLLCGFYPLNKGRIFIDDVPLDEIEFRGWRRKIGLILQDIFLFPGSILENVRVYNDLVSPEKVREAINIVQLDDFINQQELGLDAELAERGQNVSQGEKQLISFARALAFDAELIIMDEATASIDPQTEAKIQKSMEAIFSDRTAVVVAHRLTSVLDADEILFFSNGEIIHRGTHNELMQSSREYRKLVELQLIGTEDGDA
- a CDS encoding DUF4097 family beta strand repeat protein is translated as MKTAKINLSYDAAGMGTIKIDNKMAPLEIGVSQDDKIHVDAKLKIHSYIPGIDITEFFFVDRNEDEMEIILEKIPELAEAFWGSGDSRVKIFVPTGIKVCAKSENESLAAQELESELKMTTENGSIQVKDCSGQISLKSENGAIRIQKCDAELRVITENGNVSAEKVSGASFEAGSENGAIRVRQAAFERAFIQSENGRIIYEALPVEDATLTMVSENGPVQLALPENYNFQLEAISETGTLRNETEAELSEQDNLKIVRRGEGGAQISIKTENGDISLTSDDGAELNFIRLKIKELKQTMSKAVSEEDLEKVQKAWGTVSAAVEKALAGIREEGVKEKLNAAMDNMKKTVEEFDFKSAGGKVVKTVDQIGDEIGDILKSVFRKVREPRGEKTHWEEDKTEISSFEKLGDFISKTVDNAINKAFQGSGLDSNEKKAVDERSRAKILQMLENGKITAEEAEKLLKAIGVE